In Spodoptera frugiperda isolate SF20-4 chromosome 13, AGI-APGP_CSIRO_Sfru_2.0, whole genome shotgun sequence, the following are encoded in one genomic region:
- the LOC118270460 gene encoding cytochrome P450 4C1-like isoform X3 encodes MYLLVLLVVLGVVYAYCWWKPRSPPTYPGQLPIIGHSHILFKHRNDIWGYLESVGDYVLEHGGIFQFRVGPHIMYVVDDPESVGIIANTCLDKPYFYNFMDDLLGNGLITLNGEMWKIHHKLLNPAFSQHVLNTYLNEMDAQAQNLVSQLTTVAKKGPVNITEFLGQFVLRTVCRTSLRLEVKDQDMIDNEYAKAIEEIEAIIIRRVLNPILHFPFLFKLTAMYKRQIKLSHNNKKLMDPIIHKRKSDLIATKRTVNDNDDSVPGKFKPALDLLLHLSDEQYVLSDDDIRAHLNTFVAASYDTTSAALQTILLVLGSYPEIQERIYNEIQDVLKNRDRLTKHDITKLVYLDAVIKEVLRMYNIVPLIARKIDTDIVLPKYTLRAGSSCIMSIYGLHRHSSWGPDAKQFKPERWLNPATLPTNPNVYAAFGIGKRMCIGKQYSMMSMKTSLVHILRKFRVSADISTLKWKYAVTLRAKAPLIDLTLRSQIN; translated from the exons ATGTATCTGTTAGTGTTACTCGTGGTCCTTGGCGTAGTGTATGCATATTGCTGGTGGAAGCCGCGGTCACCGCCCACATACCCAGGCCAGCTACCGATCATTGGACATAGCCACATTTTGTTTAAGCACCGGAATG ACATCTGGGGTTATTTGGAAAGTGTTGGTGACTACGTATTGGAACATGGCGGTATTTTTCAATTTAGGGTGGGTCCTCATATAATGTATG TTGTGGACGACCCAGAATCTGTTGGCATCATAGCAAACACGTGTTTGGACAAaccgtatttttataattttatggatGATTTACTAGGAAATGGATTGATAACGTTAAATG GAGAAATGTGGAAGATACACCATAAATTATTAAATCCAGCGTTCAGTCAGCATGTGCTGAATACGTACCTAAATGAAATGGACGCACAAGCTCAAAATCTTGTCTCACAATTGACAACAGTGGCGAAGAAGGGACCTGTTAATATCACAGAGTTTTTAGGTCAATTCGTGCTTAGAACAGTTTGCC GTACGTCATTGCGGCTGGAAGTTAAAGATCAAGATATGATTGATAATGAGTATGCGAAAGCGATTGAAGAAATAGAAGCCATTATAATTCGTCGCGTTTTAAATCCAATATtacattttccatttttattcaaattgacAGCAATgtataaaagacaaataaaactaagtcACAATAACAAGAAACTAATGGATCCT ATAATTCATAAACGAAAATCTGACTTAATTGCAACCAAACGTACagttaatgataatgatgattcgGTACCAG GTAAATTCAAACCTGCACTGGATCTATTGCTGCATTTATCTGATGAACAATACGTCCTCTCCGACGATGACATCAGGGCGCATCTGAATACTTTCGTGGCAGCTTCTTATGATACAACTTCAGCAGCACTACAAACTATCTTGTTAGTGCTCGGATCATATCCTGAGATACAGGAACGAATATATAATGA GATTCAAGATGTTCTCAAAAATAGAGACCGGTTGACTAAACACGACATCACGAAGCTCGTATACTTGGATGCAGTAATTAAAGAAGTATTgagaatgtataatatagttccTCTTATCGCGCGAAAAATTGACACTGATATTGTTCTcc CCAAATATACTTTACGAGCTGGAAGTTCGTGTATCATGTCGATATATGGCCTTCACCGACACTCCTCGTGGGGACCGGACGCGAAGCAGTTCAAACCGGAGCGATGGCTGAATCCCGCTACTTTACCTACTAACCCCAACGTATACGCAGCGTTTGGTATTGGCAAACGAATGTGCATCG GGAAACAGTACTCCATGATGTCCATGAAGACGTCGCTTGTGCATATTCTACGAAAGTTTCGTGTTTCTGCTGATATCAGTACTTTAAAGTGGAAATATGCAGTCACACTAAGAGCAAAAGCACCTCTTATTGACTTAACATTAAGGtcgcaaattaattaa
- the LOC118270460 gene encoding cytochrome P450 4V2-like isoform X5 has translation MYLLVLLVVLGVVYAYCWWKPRSPPTYPGQLPIIGHSHILFKHRNDIWVYFSKVVEYISENGGFFQFRVGPHIMYVVDDPESVGIIANTCLDKPYFYNFMDDLLGNGLITLNGEMWKIHHKLLNPAFSQHVLNTYLNEMDAQAQNLVSQLTTVAKKGPVNITEFLGQFVLRTVCRTSLRLEVKDQDMIDNEYAKAIEEIEAIIIRRVLNPILHFPFLFKLTAMYKRQIKLSHNNKKLMDPIIHKRKSDLIATKRTVNDNDDSVPGKFKPALDLLLHLSDEQYVLSDDDIRAHLNTFVAASYDTTSAALQTILLVLGSYPEIQERIYNEIQDVLKNRDRLTKHDITKLVYLDAVIKEVLRMYNIVPLIARKIDTDIVLPKYTLRAGSSCIMSIYGLHRHSSWGPDAKQFKPERWLNPATLPTNPNVYAAFGIGKRMCIGKQYAMLSMKTSLVHTVRKFHISADISTLKWEYAVTLKAKAPLINLTLRS, from the exons ATGTATCTGTTAGTGTTACTCGTGGTCCTTGGCGTAGTGTATGCATATTGCTGGTGGAAGCCGCGGTCACCGCCCACATACCCAGGCCAGCTACCGATCATTGGACATAGCCACATTTTGTTTAAGCACCGGAATG atatCTGGGTATATTTTAGTAAAGTTGTTGAATACATATCGGAAAATGGAGGAT TTTTTCAATTTAGGGTGGGTCCTCATATAATGTATG TTGTGGACGACCCAGAATCTGTTGGCATCATAGCAAACACGTGTTTGGACAAaccgtatttttataattttatggatGATTTACTAGGAAATGGATTGATAACGTTAAATG GAGAAATGTGGAAGATACACCATAAATTATTAAATCCAGCGTTCAGTCAGCATGTGCTGAATACGTACCTAAATGAAATGGACGCACAAGCTCAAAATCTTGTCTCACAATTGACAACAGTGGCGAAGAAGGGACCTGTTAATATCACAGAGTTTTTAGGTCAATTCGTGCTTAGAACAGTTTGCC GTACGTCATTGCGGCTGGAAGTTAAAGATCAAGATATGATTGATAATGAGTATGCGAAAGCGATTGAAGAAATAGAAGCCATTATAATTCGTCGCGTTTTAAATCCAATATtacattttccatttttattcaaattgacAGCAATgtataaaagacaaataaaactaagtcACAATAACAAGAAACTAATGGATCCT ATAATTCATAAACGAAAATCTGACTTAATTGCAACCAAACGTACagttaatgataatgatgattcgGTACCAG GTAAATTCAAACCTGCACTGGATCTATTGCTGCATTTATCTGATGAACAATACGTCCTCTCCGACGATGACATCAGGGCGCATCTGAATACTTTCGTGGCAGCTTCTTATGATACAACTTCAGCAGCACTACAAACTATCTTGTTAGTGCTCGGATCATATCCTGAGATACAGGAACGAATATATAATGA GATTCAAGATGTTCTCAAAAATAGAGACCGGTTGACTAAACACGACATCACGAAGCTCGTATACTTGGATGCAGTAATTAAAGAAGTATTgagaatgtataatatagttccTCTTATCGCGCGAAAAATTGACACTGATATTGTTCTcc CCAAATATACTTTACGAGCTGGAAGTTCGTGTATCATGTCGATATATGGCCTTCACCGACACTCCTCGTGGGGACCGGACGCGAAGCAGTTCAAACCGGAGCGATGGCTGAATCCCGCTACTTTACCTACTAACCCCAACGTATACGCAGCGTTTGGTATTGGCAAACGAATGTGCATCG GGAAACAGTACGCCATGCTGTCAATGAAGACGTCGCTTGTACATACCGTGCGAAAGTTTCATATTTCTGCTGATATCAGTACTTTAAAGTGGGAATATGCAGTCACTCTAAAAGCAAAAGCACCTCTTATTAACTTAACATTAAGgtcttaa
- the LOC118270460 gene encoding cytochrome P450 4C1-like isoform X8, giving the protein MYLLVLLVVLGVVYAYCWWKPRSPPTYPGQLPIIGHSHILFKHRNDIWVYFSKVVEYISENGGFFQFRVGPHIMYVVDDPESVGIIANTCLDKPYFYNFMDDLLGNGLITLNGEMWKIHHKLLNPAFSQHVLNTYLNEMDAQAQNLVSQLTTVAKKGPVNITEFLGQFVLRTVCRTSLRLEVKDQDMIDNEYAKAIEEIEAIIIRRVLNPILHFPFLFKLTAMYKRQIKLSHNNKKLMDPIIQKRKSDLIATKRTVNDNDDSVPGKFKPALDLLLHLSDEQYVLSDDEIRAHLNTFVAASFDTTSAALQTILLVLGSYPEIQERVYNEIQDIFKNRDRLTKHDITKLVYLDAVIKEVLRMYNIVPLIARQIDTDIVLPKYTLRAGSSCIMSIYGLHRHSSWGPDAKQFKPERWLNPATLPTNPNVYAAFGIGKRMCIGKQYAMLSMKTSLVHTVRKFHISADISTLKWEYAVTLKAKAPLINLTLRS; this is encoded by the exons ATGTATCTGTTAGTGTTACTCGTGGTCCTTGGCGTAGTGTATGCATATTGCTGGTGGAAGCCGCGGTCACCGCCCACATACCCAGGCCAGCTACCGATCATTGGACATAGCCACATTTTGTTTAAGCACCGGAATG atatCTGGGTATATTTTAGTAAAGTTGTTGAATACATATCGGAAAATGGAGGAT TTTTTCAATTTAGGGTGGGTCCTCATATAATGTATG TTGTGGACGACCCAGAATCTGTTGGCATCATAGCAAACACGTGTTTGGACAAaccgtatttttataattttatggatGATTTACTAGGAAATGGATTGATAACGTTAAATG GAGAAATGTGGAAGATACACCATAAATTATTAAATCCAGCGTTCAGTCAGCATGTGCTGAATACGTACCTAAATGAAATGGACGCACAAGCTCAAAATCTTGTCTCACAATTGACAACAGTGGCGAAGAAGGGACCTGTTAATATCACAGAGTTTTTAGGTCAATTCGTGCTTAGAACAGTTTGCC GTACGTCATTGCGGCTGGAAGTTAAAGATCAAGATATGATTGATAATGAGTATGCGAAAGCGATTGAAGAAATAGAAGCCATTATAATTCGTCGCGTTTTAAATCCAATATtacattttccatttttattcaaattgacAGCAATgtataaaagacaaataaaactaagtcACAATAACAAGAAACTAATGGATCCT ATAATTCAAAAACGAAAATCGGACTTAATTGCAACCAAACGTACagttaatgataatgatgattcgGTACCAG GTAAATTCAAACCTGCACTGGATCTATTGCTGCATTTATCTGATGAACAATACGTCCTCTCCGACGATGAAATCAGGGCACATCTGAATACCTTCGTGGCAGCTTCTTTCGATACAACTTCAGCAGCACTACAAACTATCTTGTTAGTGCTCGGATCATATCCTGAGATACAGGAACGAGTTTATAATGA GATTCAAGATATCTTCAAAAATAGAGACCGGTTGACTAAACACGACATCACGAAGCTCGTATACTTGGATGCAGTAATTAAAGAAGTATTgagaatgtataatatagttccTCTTATCGCGCGACAAATTGACACCGATATTGTTCTCc CCAAATATACTTTACGAGCTGGAAGTTCGTGTATCATGTCGATATATGGCCTTCACCGACACTCCTCGTGGGGACCGGACGCGAAGCAGTTCAAACCGGAGCGATGGCTGAATCCCGCTACTTTACCTACTAACCCCAACGTATACGCAGCGTTTGGTATTGGCAAACGAATGTGCATCG GGAAACAGTACGCCATGCTGTCAATGAAGACGTCGCTTGTACATACCGTGCGAAAGTTTCATATTTCTGCTGATATCAGTACTTTAAAGTGGGAATATGCAGTCACTCTAAAAGCAAAAGCACCTCTTATTAACTTAACATTAAGgtcttaa
- the LOC118270460 gene encoding cytochrome P450 4C1-like isoform X9: MYLLVLLVVLGVVYAYCWWKPRSPPTYPGQLPIIGHSHILFKHRNDIWVYFSKVVEYISENGGFFQFRVGPHIMYVVDDPESVGIIANTCLDKPYFYNFMDDLLGNGLITLNGEMWKIHHKLLNPAFSQHVLNTYLNEMDAQAQNLVSQLTTVAKKGPVNITEFLGQFVLRTVCRTSLRLEAKDQDMIDNEYAKAFEEMEAIIMRRVLNPILHLPFLFKCTAMYKRQLKLSQNNKKLLDPIIQKRKSDLIATKRTVNDNDDSVPGKFKPALDLLLHLSDEQYVLSDDEIRAHLNTFVAASFDTTSAALQTILLVLGSYPEIQERVYNEIQDIFKNRDRLTKHDITKLVYLDAVIKEVLRMYNIVPLIARQIDTDIVLPKYTLRAGSSCIMSIYGLHRHSSWGPDAKQFKPERWLNPATLPTNPNVYAAFGIGKRMCIGKQYAMLSMKTSLVHTVRKFHISADISTLKWEYAVTLKAKAPLINLTLRS, encoded by the exons ATGTATCTGTTAGTGTTACTCGTGGTCCTTGGCGTAGTGTATGCATATTGCTGGTGGAAGCCGCGGTCACCGCCCACATACCCAGGCCAGCTACCGATCATTGGACATAGCCACATTTTGTTTAAGCACCGGAATG atatCTGGGTATATTTTAGTAAAGTTGTTGAATACATATCGGAAAATGGAGGAT TTTTTCAATTTAGGGTGGGTCCTCATATAATGTATG TTGTGGACGACCCAGAATCTGTTGGCATCATAGCAAACACGTGTTTGGACAAaccgtatttttataattttatggatGATTTACTAGGAAATGGATTGATAACGTTAAATG GAGAAATGTGGAAGATACACCATAAATTATTAAATCCAGCGTTCAGTCAGCATGTGCTGAATACGTACCTAAATGAAATGGACGCACAAGCTCAAAATCTTGTCTCACAATTGACAACAGTGGCGAAGAAGGGACCTGTTAATATCACAGAGTTTTTAGGTCAATTCGTGCTTAGAACAGTTTGCC GTACGTCATTGCGGCTGGAAGCTAAAGATCAAGATATGATTGATAATGAGTATGCGAAAGCGTTTGAAGAAATGGAAGCCATTATAATGCGTCGCGTTTTAAATCCAATATTacatttaccatttttattcaaGTGCACGGCAATGTATAAAAGACAATTGAAACTAAGCCAAAACAACAAGAAACTATTGGATCCT ATAATTCAAAAACGAAAATCGGACTTAATTGCAACCAAACGTACagttaatgataatgatgattcgGTACCAG GTAAATTCAAACCTGCACTGGATCTATTGCTGCATTTATCTGATGAACAATACGTCCTCTCCGACGATGAAATCAGGGCACATCTGAATACCTTCGTGGCAGCTTCTTTCGATACAACTTCAGCAGCACTACAAACTATCTTGTTAGTGCTCGGATCATATCCTGAGATACAGGAACGAGTTTATAATGA GATTCAAGATATCTTCAAAAATAGAGACCGGTTGACTAAACACGACATCACGAAGCTCGTATACTTGGATGCAGTAATTAAAGAAGTATTgagaatgtataatatagttccTCTTATCGCGCGACAAATTGACACCGATATTGTTCTCc CCAAATATACTTTACGAGCTGGAAGTTCGTGTATCATGTCGATATATGGCCTTCACCGACACTCCTCGTGGGGACCGGACGCGAAGCAGTTCAAACCGGAGCGATGGCTGAATCCCGCTACTTTACCTACTAACCCCAACGTATACGCAGCGTTTGGTATTGGCAAACGAATGTGCATCG GGAAACAGTACGCCATGCTGTCAATGAAGACGTCGCTTGTACATACCGTGCGAAAGTTTCATATTTCTGCTGATATCAGTACTTTAAAGTGGGAATATGCAGTCACTCTAAAAGCAAAAGCACCTCTTATTAACTTAACATTAAGgtcttaa
- the LOC118270460 gene encoding cytochrome P450 4V2-like isoform X1, whose amino-acid sequence MYLLVLLVVLGVVYAYCWWKPRSPPTYPGQLPIIGHSHILFKHRNDIWVYFSKVVEYISENGGFFQFRVGPHIMYVVDDPESVGIIANTCLDKPYFYNFMDDLLGNGLITLNGEMWKIHHKLLNPAFSQHVLNTYLNEMDAQAQNLVSQLTTVAKKGPVNITEFLGQFVLRTVCRTSLRLEVKDQDMIDNEYAKAIEEIEAIIIRRVLNPILHFPFLFKLTAMYKRQIKLSHNNKKLMDPIIHKRKSDLIATKRTVNDNDDSVPGKFKPALDLLLHLSDEQYVLSDDDIRAHLNTFVAASYDTTSAALQTILLVLGSYPEIQERIYNEIQDVLKNRDRLTKHDITKLVYLDAVIKEVLRMYNIVPLIARKIDTDIVLPKYTLRAGSSCIMSIYGLHRHSSWGPDAKQFKPERWLNPATLPTNPNVYAAFGIGKRMCIGKQYSMMSMKTSLVHILRKFRVSADISTLKWKYAVTLRAKAPLIDLTLRSQIN is encoded by the exons ATGTATCTGTTAGTGTTACTCGTGGTCCTTGGCGTAGTGTATGCATATTGCTGGTGGAAGCCGCGGTCACCGCCCACATACCCAGGCCAGCTACCGATCATTGGACATAGCCACATTTTGTTTAAGCACCGGAATG atatCTGGGTATATTTTAGTAAAGTTGTTGAATACATATCGGAAAATGGAGGAT TTTTTCAATTTAGGGTGGGTCCTCATATAATGTATG TTGTGGACGACCCAGAATCTGTTGGCATCATAGCAAACACGTGTTTGGACAAaccgtatttttataattttatggatGATTTACTAGGAAATGGATTGATAACGTTAAATG GAGAAATGTGGAAGATACACCATAAATTATTAAATCCAGCGTTCAGTCAGCATGTGCTGAATACGTACCTAAATGAAATGGACGCACAAGCTCAAAATCTTGTCTCACAATTGACAACAGTGGCGAAGAAGGGACCTGTTAATATCACAGAGTTTTTAGGTCAATTCGTGCTTAGAACAGTTTGCC GTACGTCATTGCGGCTGGAAGTTAAAGATCAAGATATGATTGATAATGAGTATGCGAAAGCGATTGAAGAAATAGAAGCCATTATAATTCGTCGCGTTTTAAATCCAATATtacattttccatttttattcaaattgacAGCAATgtataaaagacaaataaaactaagtcACAATAACAAGAAACTAATGGATCCT ATAATTCATAAACGAAAATCTGACTTAATTGCAACCAAACGTACagttaatgataatgatgattcgGTACCAG GTAAATTCAAACCTGCACTGGATCTATTGCTGCATTTATCTGATGAACAATACGTCCTCTCCGACGATGACATCAGGGCGCATCTGAATACTTTCGTGGCAGCTTCTTATGATACAACTTCAGCAGCACTACAAACTATCTTGTTAGTGCTCGGATCATATCCTGAGATACAGGAACGAATATATAATGA GATTCAAGATGTTCTCAAAAATAGAGACCGGTTGACTAAACACGACATCACGAAGCTCGTATACTTGGATGCAGTAATTAAAGAAGTATTgagaatgtataatatagttccTCTTATCGCGCGAAAAATTGACACTGATATTGTTCTcc CCAAATATACTTTACGAGCTGGAAGTTCGTGTATCATGTCGATATATGGCCTTCACCGACACTCCTCGTGGGGACCGGACGCGAAGCAGTTCAAACCGGAGCGATGGCTGAATCCCGCTACTTTACCTACTAACCCCAACGTATACGCAGCGTTTGGTATTGGCAAACGAATGTGCATCG GGAAACAGTACTCCATGATGTCCATGAAGACGTCGCTTGTGCATATTCTACGAAAGTTTCGTGTTTCTGCTGATATCAGTACTTTAAAGTGGAAATATGCAGTCACACTAAGAGCAAAAGCACCTCTTATTGACTTAACATTAAGGtcgcaaattaattaa
- the LOC118270460 gene encoding cytochrome P450 4V2-like isoform X6, translated as MYLLVLLVVLGVVYAYCWWKPRSPPTYPGQLPIIGHSHILFKHRNDIWVYFSKVVEYISENGGFFQFRVGPHIMYVVDDPESVGIIANTCLDKPYFYNFMDDLLGNGLITLNGEMWKIHHKLLNPAFSQHVLNTYLNEMDAQAQNLVSQLTTVAKKGPVNITEFLGQFVLRTVCRTSLRLEVKDQDMIDNEYAKAIEEIEAIIIRRVLNPILHFPFLFKLTAMYKRQIKLSHNNKKLMDPIIHKRKSDLIATKRTVNDNDDSVPGKFKPALDLLLHLSDEQYVLSDDEIRAHLNTFVAASFDTTSAALQTILLVLGSYPEIQERVYNEIQDIFKNRDRLTKHDITKLVYLDAVIKEVLRMYNIVPLIARQIDTDIVLPKYTLRAGSSCIMSIYGLHRHSSWGPDAKQFKPERWLNPATLPTNPNVYAAFGIGKRMCIGKQYAMLSMKTSLVHTVRKFHISADISTLKWEYAVTLKAKAPLINLTLRS; from the exons ATGTATCTGTTAGTGTTACTCGTGGTCCTTGGCGTAGTGTATGCATATTGCTGGTGGAAGCCGCGGTCACCGCCCACATACCCAGGCCAGCTACCGATCATTGGACATAGCCACATTTTGTTTAAGCACCGGAATG atatCTGGGTATATTTTAGTAAAGTTGTTGAATACATATCGGAAAATGGAGGAT TTTTTCAATTTAGGGTGGGTCCTCATATAATGTATG TTGTGGACGACCCAGAATCTGTTGGCATCATAGCAAACACGTGTTTGGACAAaccgtatttttataattttatggatGATTTACTAGGAAATGGATTGATAACGTTAAATG GAGAAATGTGGAAGATACACCATAAATTATTAAATCCAGCGTTCAGTCAGCATGTGCTGAATACGTACCTAAATGAAATGGACGCACAAGCTCAAAATCTTGTCTCACAATTGACAACAGTGGCGAAGAAGGGACCTGTTAATATCACAGAGTTTTTAGGTCAATTCGTGCTTAGAACAGTTTGCC GTACGTCATTGCGGCTGGAAGTTAAAGATCAAGATATGATTGATAATGAGTATGCGAAAGCGATTGAAGAAATAGAAGCCATTATAATTCGTCGCGTTTTAAATCCAATATtacattttccatttttattcaaattgacAGCAATgtataaaagacaaataaaactaagtcACAATAACAAGAAACTAATGGATCCT ATAATTCATAAACGAAAATCTGACTTAATTGCAACCAAACGTACagttaatgataatgatgattcgGTACCAG GTAAATTCAAACCTGCACTGGATCTATTGCTGCATTTATCTGATGAACAATACGTCCTCTCCGACGATGAAATCAGGGCACATCTGAATACCTTCGTGGCAGCTTCTTTCGATACAACTTCAGCAGCACTACAAACTATCTTGTTAGTGCTCGGATCATATCCTGAGATACAGGAACGAGTTTATAATGA GATTCAAGATATCTTCAAAAATAGAGACCGGTTGACTAAACACGACATCACGAAGCTCGTATACTTGGATGCAGTAATTAAAGAAGTATTgagaatgtataatatagttccTCTTATCGCGCGACAAATTGACACCGATATTGTTCTCc CCAAATATACTTTACGAGCTGGAAGTTCGTGTATCATGTCGATATATGGCCTTCACCGACACTCCTCGTGGGGACCGGACGCGAAGCAGTTCAAACCGGAGCGATGGCTGAATCCCGCTACTTTACCTACTAACCCCAACGTATACGCAGCGTTTGGTATTGGCAAACGAATGTGCATCG GGAAACAGTACGCCATGCTGTCAATGAAGACGTCGCTTGTACATACCGTGCGAAAGTTTCATATTTCTGCTGATATCAGTACTTTAAAGTGGGAATATGCAGTCACTCTAAAAGCAAAAGCACCTCTTATTAACTTAACATTAAGgtcttaa
- the LOC118270460 gene encoding cytochrome P450 4V2-like isoform X7, protein MYLLVLLVVLGVVYAYCWWKPRSPPTYPGQLPIIGHSHILFKHRNDIWVYFSKVVEYISENGGFFQFRVGPHIMYVVDDPESVGIIANTCLDKPYFYNFMDDLLGNGLITLNGEMWKIHHKLLNPAFSQHVLNTYLNEMDAQAQNLVSQLTTVAKKGPVNITEFLGQFVLRTVCRTSLRLEVKDQDMIDNEYAKAIEEIEAIIIRRVLNPILHFPFLFKLTAMYKRQIKLSHNNKKLMDPIIHKRKSDLIATKRTVNDNDDSVPGKFKPALDLLLHLSDEQYVLSDDDIRAHLNTFVAASYDTTSAALQTILLVLGSYPEIQERIYNEIQDIFKNRDRLTKHDITKLVYLDAVIKEVLRMYNIVPLIARQIDTDIVLPKYTLRAGSSCIMSIYGLHRHSSWGPDAKQFKPERWLNPATLPTNPNVYAAFGIGKRMCIGKQYAMLSMKTSLVHTVRKFHISADISTLKWEYAVTLKAKAPLINLTLRS, encoded by the exons ATGTATCTGTTAGTGTTACTCGTGGTCCTTGGCGTAGTGTATGCATATTGCTGGTGGAAGCCGCGGTCACCGCCCACATACCCAGGCCAGCTACCGATCATTGGACATAGCCACATTTTGTTTAAGCACCGGAATG atatCTGGGTATATTTTAGTAAAGTTGTTGAATACATATCGGAAAATGGAGGAT TTTTTCAATTTAGGGTGGGTCCTCATATAATGTATG TTGTGGACGACCCAGAATCTGTTGGCATCATAGCAAACACGTGTTTGGACAAaccgtatttttataattttatggatGATTTACTAGGAAATGGATTGATAACGTTAAATG GAGAAATGTGGAAGATACACCATAAATTATTAAATCCAGCGTTCAGTCAGCATGTGCTGAATACGTACCTAAATGAAATGGACGCACAAGCTCAAAATCTTGTCTCACAATTGACAACAGTGGCGAAGAAGGGACCTGTTAATATCACAGAGTTTTTAGGTCAATTCGTGCTTAGAACAGTTTGCC GTACGTCATTGCGGCTGGAAGTTAAAGATCAAGATATGATTGATAATGAGTATGCGAAAGCGATTGAAGAAATAGAAGCCATTATAATTCGTCGCGTTTTAAATCCAATATtacattttccatttttattcaaattgacAGCAATgtataaaagacaaataaaactaagtcACAATAACAAGAAACTAATGGATCCT ATAATTCATAAACGAAAATCTGACTTAATTGCAACCAAACGTACagttaatgataatgatgattcgGTACCAG GTAAATTCAAACCTGCACTGGATCTATTGCTGCATTTATCTGATGAACAATACGTCCTCTCCGACGATGACATCAGGGCGCATCTGAATACTTTCGTGGCAGCTTCTTATGATACAACTTCAGCAGCACTACAAACTATCTTGTTAGTGCTCGGATCATATCCTGAGATACAGGAACGAATATATAATGA GATTCAAGATATCTTCAAAAATAGAGACCGGTTGACTAAACACGACATCACGAAGCTCGTATACTTGGATGCAGTAATTAAAGAAGTATTgagaatgtataatatagttccTCTTATCGCGCGACAAATTGACACCGATATTGTTCTCc CCAAATATACTTTACGAGCTGGAAGTTCGTGTATCATGTCGATATATGGCCTTCACCGACACTCCTCGTGGGGACCGGACGCGAAGCAGTTCAAACCGGAGCGATGGCTGAATCCCGCTACTTTACCTACTAACCCCAACGTATACGCAGCGTTTGGTATTGGCAAACGAATGTGCATCG GGAAACAGTACGCCATGCTGTCAATGAAGACGTCGCTTGTACATACCGTGCGAAAGTTTCATATTTCTGCTGATATCAGTACTTTAAAGTGGGAATATGCAGTCACTCTAAAAGCAAAAGCACCTCTTATTAACTTAACATTAAGgtcttaa